The proteins below come from a single Chryseobacterium sp. MA9 genomic window:
- a CDS encoding LysE family translocator translates to MIPFHELIFFILAALILVISPGPNMIYLISKSITQGKKSGFISLAGVVCGFLFHIIMVSFGLTAVLLAVPLAYTVLKAMGTVYLLYLAYQAIKPKSRNIFDVDKNVPHDSPKKLFTIGFLTNVLNPKVAVFYLSFFPQFIKPEYGSIFTQSLELGVIQVLISFSINFIIVLTAARVALFFSNNPAWIKVQKWFMASVLTYLAIKMAFSKAK, encoded by the coding sequence ATGATTCCATTTCACGAACTTATTTTTTTCATCCTGGCTGCACTCATCTTAGTGATCAGTCCCGGTCCTAATATGATTTACCTGATTTCAAAATCTATAACGCAAGGGAAAAAGTCCGGGTTTATTTCCCTGGCGGGAGTGGTGTGTGGTTTTTTATTCCACATCATCATGGTATCTTTTGGTCTGACTGCAGTTTTGCTGGCCGTTCCATTGGCTTATACCGTTCTTAAGGCCATGGGAACTGTCTATCTTTTATATCTTGCCTATCAGGCTATAAAACCAAAGAGCAGGAATATTTTTGACGTTGATAAAAATGTTCCTCATGACAGTCCCAAAAAGCTTTTTACCATTGGTTTTTTAACGAATGTATTAAATCCAAAAGTGGCCGTCTTTTACCTGTCTTTCTTTCCTCAGTTTATCAAACCTGAGTATGGTTCCATATTCACGCAGAGTCTTGAACTTGGAGTTATTCAGGTTCTGATCAGCTTCAGCATTAACTTTATCATTGTATTAACAGCGGCAAGAGTTGCCCTATTCTTTTCCAATAATCCGGCCTGGATAAAGGTTCAGAAATGGTTTATGGCCAGTGTATTGACCTATCTGGCTATAAAAATGGCTTTTTCAAAAGCAAAATAA
- a CDS encoding RebB family R body protein, translating into MPVNEQITDAVTQSNVKVVAESPAMALSNVYQSAAHSTGIMFENAVNAQNQQNILGQAATTQGILQIYSLDTVADAVSIAKVLNPKL; encoded by the coding sequence ATGCCAGTAAACGAACAAATCACAGACGCAGTAACACAATCGAACGTAAAAGTAGTAGCAGAATCTCCTGCAATGGCTTTAAGTAACGTCTACCAATCCGCTGCCCATTCTACAGGAATCATGTTTGAAAATGCAGTGAATGCACAAAATCAACAGAACATTTTAGGTCAGGCAGCTACCACTCAGGGTATTCTTCAGATCTATAGTCTGGACACTGTAGCAGATGCGGTTTCTATTGCTAAAGTATTGAATCCTAAATTATAG
- a CDS encoding RebB family R body protein yields the protein MPVNEQITDAVTQSNVKVVAESPAMALSNVYQSAAHSTGIMFENAINAQNQHNIVTQAATTQGITQIYSKDTIADAISIAKILKP from the coding sequence ATGCCAGTTAACGAACAAATCACAGACGCAGTAACACAATCCAACGTAAAGGTAGTAGCAGAATCTCCTGCAATGGCTTTGAGTAATGTGTATCAATCTGCAGCCCATTCTACAGGAATTATGTTTGAAAATGCGATAAATGCTCAAAATCAGCATAACATCGTTACGCAAGCAGCTACTACGCAGGGTATCACTCAAATCTACAGTAAAGATACCATTGCCGATGCCATCTCTATAGCTAAAATTCTTAAACCTTAA
- a CDS encoding aminopeptidase P family protein, producing MTSKEKVAALREEMQKNNVDAFIVYSADPHMSEYLPEEWQERAWLSGFLGSAGFVVVTKDKAGLWTDGRYFTQAAIELDGSGIDLFKDGMEGTPNYIDWIISEIPSGGKVAVNALAASNANWELLSQKFNSKNITLVDFPLLKEVWKERGTPSANPIFVHPVERAGKSVSDKISAIRQKMEDQEATVHIISSLDDVAWTANLRGSDVESNPVFLGYIVITKNDAVLFTGLEKMEVGARKQMDDSFVKMMPYEEFYNYLKTFKNEKVLVSPNSNQQIFETLKADNQFIKAPVPGNLMKAQKNEAELEGFRKVMVRDGVAMVKFLYWLTHNAGKEAMNEYSIGQKLRGFRAEGENFVGESFGSIVGYKDNGAIMHYSAKKEGSKEVTNEETILVDSGGQYLEGTTDITRTFALGTPSEEFKRNSTLVLQGLIRLSMVKFPKGTKGVHLDAIARLPLWMEGKDFNHGTGHGVGSFMNVHEGPQNIRKDLNPQELLPGMVCSNEPGYYLEGHYGIRHENLIAVKEAEKTIHGTFYEFETLTFCPFFKDTVVKEILSESEIAWLNGYHKTCEEKLAPYLEGEVKEWFLQLVSPL from the coding sequence ATGACTTCAAAGGAAAAAGTTGCTGCGCTTCGTGAAGAAATGCAGAAAAATAATGTTGATGCATTTATAGTATATTCTGCAGACCCGCATATGAGCGAATATCTACCTGAAGAATGGCAGGAGAGAGCTTGGTTGTCAGGTTTCTTAGGTTCTGCTGGTTTTGTAGTAGTTACCAAAGACAAAGCCGGACTTTGGACAGACGGAAGATATTTTACACAAGCCGCTATCGAGCTGGACGGTTCAGGAATCGACCTTTTCAAAGATGGTATGGAAGGAACGCCTAATTATATTGACTGGATCATTTCAGAAATTCCTTCAGGCGGTAAAGTGGCCGTAAATGCTTTAGCAGCTTCTAATGCCAACTGGGAACTGCTTTCTCAAAAATTTAATTCAAAAAATATTACACTGGTAGATTTTCCGCTTTTAAAAGAAGTCTGGAAAGAAAGAGGAACTCCATCTGCCAATCCTATTTTTGTACATCCCGTAGAAAGAGCCGGTAAATCTGTTTCCGATAAAATTTCTGCCATCCGCCAGAAAATGGAGGATCAGGAAGCTACCGTACATATCATATCAAGTCTGGATGATGTAGCCTGGACAGCCAACCTGAGAGGAAGTGATGTAGAAAGCAATCCTGTATTTTTAGGATATATTGTGATCACTAAAAATGATGCAGTACTATTCACAGGATTAGAAAAAATGGAAGTAGGGGCAAGAAAACAAATGGATGATTCCTTTGTGAAAATGATGCCTTACGAAGAATTCTACAATTACCTGAAGACATTCAAAAATGAAAAAGTACTGGTTTCTCCAAACAGCAACCAGCAGATTTTCGAAACATTAAAAGCAGATAACCAGTTTATCAAAGCTCCGGTTCCGGGTAATCTGATGAAAGCTCAGAAAAACGAAGCTGAGCTGGAAGGTTTCAGAAAAGTAATGGTAAGAGACGGAGTGGCTATGGTGAAATTCCTTTATTGGTTAACTCACAATGCAGGAAAAGAAGCCATGAACGAATATTCTATCGGACAGAAACTGAGAGGATTCCGCGCAGAAGGTGAAAACTTTGTGGGAGAAAGCTTCGGTTCTATCGTTGGATATAAAGATAATGGTGCGATCATGCACTATTCAGCTAAAAAAGAAGGAAGCAAAGAAGTGACCAACGAGGAAACAATCCTGGTAGACTCAGGAGGCCAGTACCTTGAAGGAACTACAGATATTACAAGAACTTTTGCCTTAGGAACCCCTTCGGAAGAGTTTAAAAGAAACTCAACATTGGTATTACAGGGGCTGATCCGTTTATCAATGGTGAAATTCCCGAAAGGAACAAAAGGAGTACATCTTGATGCTATTGCAAGACTTCCTTTATGGATGGAAGGCAAAGACTTCAACCACGGAACAGGACACGGTGTAGGAAGCTTCATGAATGTACATGAAGGACCGCAAAACATCAGAAAAGACCTGAATCCTCAGGAACTTCTTCCGGGAATGGTATGCTCAAACGAACCTGGATATTATCTTGAAGGACATTATGGAATCCGTCACGAAAACCTGATCGCAGTAAAAGAAGCAGAAAAAACAATTCACGGAACGTTCTATGAATTTGAAACATTAACATTCTGCCCGTTCTTCAAAGATACTGTAGTGAAAGAAATTCTTTCAGAAAGTGAAATCGCATGGTTGAATGGTTACCATAAAACGTGTGAAGAAAAGCTTGCTCCTTATCTGGAAGGAGAAGTTAAAGAATGGTTCCTGCAACTGGTAAGTCCTCTTTAA
- a CDS encoding sensor histidine kinase, with protein MWRWENQDQIVLWIWIGIGLFFLTTLFITLLVINYLKSIKKNKQKVSQLVRNNQKEYWENTLLLQEQDRERLAEELHDNIISQLNLIRLNLTDKNPEELNRDLKKSMQLIRELSHNLTPPDLDEVDLADLIADYLAQINKNIEVIFRHITIKTPISNPVKLNLFRIVQELITNILKHAEATRVDVSLRISLNYLILTIEDNGRGFIVETHSGGIGLRNIQSRAQKIKAIYKLKTQPEKGTKFIACMALQ; from the coding sequence ATGTGGCGTTGGGAAAATCAGGATCAGATAGTTCTATGGATATGGATCGGTATTGGGCTATTTTTTTTAACGACGTTATTCATTACGTTATTGGTCATTAATTATTTAAAAAGTATAAAAAAAAATAAGCAGAAAGTCTCTCAGCTGGTCCGGAATAACCAAAAAGAATATTGGGAGAATACACTTCTTTTACAGGAGCAGGACAGGGAACGTCTGGCAGAAGAACTTCATGATAATATTATCTCACAGTTGAATCTCATCCGTTTAAATCTTACGGATAAAAATCCGGAAGAGCTTAATCGTGATTTAAAAAAATCTATGCAGTTGATAAGAGAATTATCGCATAATCTTACACCACCGGATCTCGATGAGGTTGATCTGGCGGATTTAATTGCAGATTATCTTGCACAGATTAATAAAAATATAGAGGTCATTTTCCGCCATATTACAATAAAAACTCCGATCAGTAACCCTGTAAAACTAAATCTTTTCAGAATTGTTCAGGAACTGATCACCAATATTTTGAAACATGCTGAAGCAACCAGAGTGGATGTCTCTCTAAGAATCTCACTGAACTACCTGATATTAACAATAGAAGATAACGGTCGTGGTTTTATCGTAGAAACCCACTCCGGAGGTATTGGTCTTAGGAATATTCAGTCAAGAGCACAAAAGATTAAAGCAATCTATAAACTTAAAACACAACCTGAAAAAGGAACAAAATTTATAGCCTGTATGGCATTACAATAA
- a CDS encoding AraC family transcriptional regulator, whose protein sequence is MKQTIPTYDLNGISHHRFHVKRMDKRTQNAEDILLDKGIHRDSHYIFTCMESGHVRMMVDFKTIEAKDSTLFCVLPGQVHQGLLMKDVCGWFVAVKAELVPDMVRSFFDESLGEIQPMPIDKSLVKKINTTADMLHASYTNEMLSSKEGFLVVQSLLNAFLGLFAMIYSQKNVSPASSENRALQLSRTFRTLVRKDFKTSKSPFEYAEVLNITRGYLTEAVREATGKPAQHWIHQEILIEAKRLLVFTNLSVKEIAYELGYSDHTYFSRLFSKLEDQSPSEFRDLHKNKH, encoded by the coding sequence ATGAAACAGACTATTCCTACTTATGATTTAAACGGTATTTCCCACCACAGATTCCATGTCAAAAGAATGGATAAGCGTACTCAGAATGCTGAGGATATTCTTTTGGACAAAGGAATACACCGGGATAGTCATTACATTTTCACCTGCATGGAAAGCGGTCATGTAAGAATGATGGTAGATTTTAAAACGATTGAAGCAAAAGATTCCACTCTTTTCTGTGTATTACCGGGACAGGTACATCAGGGCCTATTAATGAAAGACGTTTGCGGATGGTTTGTAGCTGTTAAAGCAGAACTTGTACCTGATATGGTACGTTCTTTTTTTGATGAATCCCTGGGGGAAATACAACCAATGCCTATAGATAAAAGCCTTGTCAAAAAAATAAATACAACAGCCGACATGCTTCATGCCTCCTATACGAACGAGATGCTTTCCAGCAAAGAAGGATTTCTGGTTGTGCAATCATTGCTTAATGCATTCCTGGGATTGTTTGCCATGATTTATTCTCAGAAGAATGTATCTCCTGCTTCCAGCGAAAATCGGGCTTTACAACTGTCAAGAACATTTAGAACTTTGGTTCGGAAGGATTTTAAAACCTCGAAAAGTCCATTTGAATATGCAGAAGTTTTAAATATTACAAGAGGATATTTAACGGAGGCAGTCCGGGAAGCAACCGGGAAGCCCGCACAACACTGGATTCATCAGGAAATTTTAATTGAAGCCAAAAGATTGCTAGTCTTTACCAACCTAAGCGTAAAAGAAATCGCTTATGAATTAGGATATAGCGACCACACTTATTTCAGCCGCTTATTTTCTAAACTGGAAGACCAATCACCATCAGAATTCCGGGATCTGCATAAAAACAAACACTAA
- a CDS encoding RebB family R body protein, whose product MPVNEKITDAVTQSNVKVVAESPAMALANVYQSAAHSTGIMFENAINTQNQQNIVTQAATTQGVTQIYSLDTIADAVSMAKILNP is encoded by the coding sequence ATGCCAGTAAACGAAAAAATCACAGACGCAGTAACACAATCCAACGTAAAGGTAGTAGCAGAATCTCCTGCAATGGCTTTAGCCAACGTGTATCAATCTGCTGCACATTCTACAGGAATCATGTTTGAAAATGCAATAAATACACAAAACCAACAAAATATTGTCACTCAGGCAGCCACTACACAAGGGGTAACTCAGATCTACAGTCTGGATACCATCGCAGATGCTGTTTCTATGGCTAAAATCCTTAATCCGTAA
- a CDS encoding response regulator transcription factor, with product MEHSKIKIGIVDDDLLFVQLLKNYIDNNGDYQVTLTSTGGYQFLTEDSGSLDILILDLRMTNGDGLEVMSELAKRETETKIIVLSSFYRRSFMGQMLKMGAHAFLPKEIELQELLAVIKTVHHRGHYFSNDQIDVMRTQLSNKLPEFHAFSKNELTDREVDVLRLVCQQLSTKEIADSLFISPKTVETHKTNLMIKTGVKNMAGLVIYAVQNQVIDPNEIVLFDK from the coding sequence ATGGAACACTCAAAAATTAAAATAGGCATTGTAGATGACGACCTGCTGTTTGTACAGCTTTTGAAAAATTATATCGATAATAATGGAGATTATCAGGTTACGCTGACCTCAACAGGCGGTTATCAGTTTCTCACTGAAGATTCTGGATCTTTAGATATTCTGATTCTGGATCTGAGAATGACGAACGGTGATGGCCTTGAAGTAATGTCTGAGTTGGCCAAAAGGGAAACTGAAACAAAAATTATTGTTCTTTCCAGTTTTTATCGCCGTTCGTTCATGGGACAGATGCTGAAAATGGGAGCCCATGCCTTTTTGCCCAAAGAAATTGAATTACAGGAATTATTAGCTGTTATCAAAACCGTTCACCATAGAGGACATTATTTTTCCAATGATCAGATTGATGTCATGAGAACCCAGCTTTCCAATAAGCTCCCGGAGTTTCATGCCTTTTCTAAGAATGAGCTTACCGATAGAGAAGTTGATGTTCTGCGATTGGTTTGCCAGCAGCTGAGCACTAAGGAAATTGCAGATTCTCTGTTTATTTCTCCCAAAACTGTAGAAACCCATAAAACCAACCTGATGATCAAAACAGGAGTGAAAAATATGGCTGGGCTTGTTATTTATGCAGTACAGAATCAGGTTATAGATCCGAATGAGATTGTATTATTTGATAAATAA
- a CDS encoding RebB family R body protein, translating into MPVNEQITDAVTQSNVKVVGESPAMALANVYQSAAHSTGIMFENAVNAQNQQNILGQAATTQGILQIYSLDTVADAVSIAKILKP; encoded by the coding sequence ATGCCAGTTAATGAACAAATCACAGACGCAGTAACGCAATCGAACGTGAAAGTAGTAGGAGAATCTCCTGCAATGGCTTTGGCCAACGTGTATCAATCTGCAGCACATTCTACAGGAATTATGTTTGAAAATGCTGTAAATGCACAAAACCAACAGAATATTTTAGGTCAGGCAGCCACCACTCAGGGTATTCTGCAGATCTATAGCCTGGATACGGTAGCGGATGCAGTTTCCATTGCTAAGATTCTTAAGCCGTAA
- a CDS encoding NAD(P)H-dependent oxidoreductase codes for MKKIAIINGHPNKDSFNFGITEAYKAGAVETGAEVKEIVIRDLNFNLNLQFGYQKRMELEPDLLKSWEIIQWADHLVWVHPVWWGGFPALMKGFIDRLFLPGMAYKFRENSVWWDKLLKGKTAHILTTLDQPGWYYRLFFGRPSVNQLRKSILEYCGVKPVKLTYIGIIRNSKDEQRAQWLRKVKELGKKQK; via the coding sequence ATGAAAAAAATAGCAATTATCAACGGGCATCCTAATAAAGATTCTTTCAACTTTGGGATTACAGAAGCTTATAAGGCTGGGGCCGTAGAAACAGGAGCTGAAGTAAAGGAAATTGTCATCAGAGATTTAAATTTCAATCTTAATCTACAGTTTGGATACCAGAAAAGAATGGAGCTTGAACCGGATTTGCTGAAATCCTGGGAAATAATCCAATGGGCAGATCATCTGGTTTGGGTGCATCCGGTTTGGTGGGGAGGATTTCCAGCCCTGATGAAAGGATTCATAGATCGTCTTTTTTTGCCCGGAATGGCTTATAAATTCAGGGAGAATTCTGTCTGGTGGGATAAATTGTTAAAAGGAAAAACAGCCCATATTCTTACGACATTGGATCAACCGGGCTGGTATTACCGTTTGTTTTTTGGAAGACCCAGCGTCAATCAGCTTAGAAAATCCATATTGGAATATTGTGGTGTAAAACCCGTTAAACTAACTTACATCGGCATCATCCGGAATTCTAAAGATGAGCAGCGGGCTCAGTGGTTAAGAAAAGTGAAAGAATTAGGAAAGAAACAAAAGTAA
- a CDS encoding RebB family R body protein, which translates to MPVNEQITDAVTQSNVKVVAESPAVALSNVYQTAAHSTGIMFENAVSTQNQQNIVNQAATTQGIAQIYSLDTIADAVSMAKILNP; encoded by the coding sequence ATGCCAGTAAACGAACAAATCACAGACGCAGTAACGCAATCGAACGTAAAGGTAGTAGCAGAATCTCCTGCAGTAGCTTTAAGCAATGTATACCAGACAGCAGCTCATTCTACAGGGATCATGTTTGAAAATGCAGTGAGCACACAAAACCAACAGAACATTGTAAATCAAGCAGCTACTACGCAAGGTATCGCACAGATCTACAGCCTTGATACCATCGCAGATGCAGTTTCTATGGCTAAAATCCTTAACCCATAA
- a CDS encoding saccharopine dehydrogenase — translation MEQNILIIGGNGLVGKTISRILKSRNPHLTVFIGGRKGGKTDKDLKIDVTDPSSFKVISEKKIHLIILSVNDKEDHVLRFAIAHHIDYLDITKPTPALVKAYDIAGKSEVNSRIVFSSGWMGGIVPGLVNTLSNSDDIKEVKVFVYYSVKDLAGESSAHFMAENVAVPFVHYKNDKPVSIRHFLDTESFKFSFGIGERKAYNFDVPDLYILNKVERIPGVSVKMTYNSKFITWLLGSFQYLRIFNILSLKERKMIFGSSGNGDQSVFEIVVKDKAGQKKLSLRSMKGQAELTALSAVLHTEELLRNPHENNVYFSHQLHDPLSLMSQLHTYETININVTQ, via the coding sequence ATGGAGCAAAATATTCTGATTATTGGTGGAAATGGATTGGTAGGAAAGACAATTTCCCGCATTCTGAAATCAAGAAACCCTCATCTTACTGTTTTTATCGGAGGAAGAAAAGGTGGAAAAACAGACAAAGATCTAAAGATCGATGTCACAGATCCTTCCTCTTTTAAAGTGATCTCTGAGAAAAAAATACATCTCATCATTCTTTCCGTGAATGACAAAGAAGATCACGTACTTCGTTTTGCCATTGCCCATCATATAGATTATCTGGATATTACAAAACCTACTCCGGCTTTGGTTAAGGCCTATGATATTGCCGGAAAATCAGAAGTGAACAGCAGAATAGTCTTCAGTTCAGGCTGGATGGGCGGAATTGTACCGGGATTAGTCAATACCCTTTCCAATTCAGATGATATTAAGGAGGTAAAGGTTTTTGTGTATTACTCTGTGAAAGACCTGGCAGGAGAAAGTTCAGCACATTTTATGGCAGAAAACGTAGCTGTTCCTTTTGTGCATTATAAGAATGACAAACCTGTTTCTATCAGGCATTTTTTAGATACAGAATCTTTTAAATTCTCTTTTGGAATAGGAGAGAGAAAGGCTTATAATTTTGATGTACCAGATCTCTATATTCTTAATAAGGTAGAACGAATTCCCGGAGTAAGTGTAAAAATGACTTATAACTCGAAATTCATTACCTGGCTGCTGGGATCTTTTCAATACCTGAGAATATTCAATATTTTATCATTAAAAGAAAGAAAAATGATTTTTGGATCCAGTGGAAACGGAGATCAGTCTGTGTTTGAAATTGTGGTGAAAGATAAAGCAGGTCAGAAGAAACTAAGCTTACGAAGCATGAAAGGGCAGGCAGAACTTACTGCTTTATCTGCTGTTCTGCATACCGAAGAACTGCTGAGAAATCCCCATGAAAATAATGTGTATTTCAGTCATCAGCTGCATGACCCTTTATCATTAATGAGCCAGCTTCATACCTATGAAACCATCAATATCAATGTCACACAATGA
- a CDS encoding Crp/Fnr family transcriptional regulator yields the protein MIQDYFRSFNLFSEDEIEEFLKFSELRLINKNDYFIQEGELCKEVGLVKSGIFRSFYTSDEGKDMTYCFRFPNHMIAAYSSFISGCPSRESMQAITNAELIILKKDAVDELVQNSLNWTKFLKIIAEQEYLELETRFFQLQRDSAAQRYETLLKNHPDYIQNIPLQYLASYLGITQRHLSRIRKEISF from the coding sequence ATAATACAGGATTATTTTCGAAGCTTTAATCTGTTTTCAGAAGATGAAATTGAAGAATTTCTAAAGTTTTCCGAACTCAGACTCATCAATAAAAATGATTATTTCATACAGGAAGGAGAACTTTGTAAGGAAGTTGGATTGGTGAAATCTGGTATTTTCCGTTCCTTTTATACCTCTGATGAAGGAAAAGATATGACCTATTGCTTCCGGTTCCCCAATCATATGATCGCTGCGTATTCATCATTTATTTCAGGGTGCCCGAGTAGAGAAAGCATGCAGGCCATTACCAATGCAGAGTTGATTATTCTTAAAAAAGATGCGGTAGATGAACTGGTGCAGAACAGCCTTAACTGGACAAAATTTTTAAAGATCATTGCAGAACAGGAATATCTTGAACTTGAAACACGTTTTTTTCAGCTTCAAAGAGATAGCGCAGCCCAGCGGTATGAAACATTATTAAAGAATCATCCTGATTATATTCAGAACATTCCATTGCAGTATCTGGCTTCCTATCTTGGAATTACACAACGTCACCTGAGCCGTATAAGAAAGGAAATTTCTTTTTAG
- a CDS encoding siderophore-interacting protein: MPSLPKWINDTVENVWSSKFKDCTVIHIEKITNDLRLIRFQTDLQDVSYEPAYAIGIRINGRDFRNYSPFNFNQEAGTFDVLFHLHDASAAGSHFVTQLSAGDSIKLLMPRGKQFFAPNAKIHFSVGDETSLGSSLSIKKAVEENGSLFVCLHELEECSALEKLNLYGYHSPKNNTMRIIEALNDFLMEEKEAIYNDDAVFYLTGNGGRMSLIRKFLKARGVSPKCIKSQAYWIEGKKGL; the protein is encoded by the coding sequence ATGCCGAGCTTACCAAAATGGATCAATGACACTGTAGAAAATGTCTGGTCCTCAAAATTTAAAGACTGTACGGTTATCCATATAGAAAAAATCACGAATGATCTTCGTCTTATACGTTTTCAAACAGATTTACAGGATGTTTCTTACGAACCTGCGTATGCAATAGGAATAAGAATTAACGGCCGCGATTTCCGGAATTATTCTCCCTTCAACTTCAATCAGGAAGCAGGGACTTTTGATGTTTTATTTCACCTGCATGATGCATCTGCCGCAGGAAGTCATTTTGTAACCCAACTTTCAGCCGGAGATTCTATAAAGCTTTTAATGCCAAGAGGAAAACAATTCTTTGCTCCCAATGCAAAAATCCATTTTTCTGTGGGTGACGAAACTTCACTGGGAAGTTCTCTTTCGATCAAAAAGGCCGTAGAGGAAAATGGTTCTTTATTTGTCTGTCTCCATGAACTGGAAGAATGTTCTGCTCTTGAAAAACTGAATTTATATGGCTATCACAGTCCTAAAAATAATACAATGAGAATAATTGAAGCGTTGAATGACTTTTTGATGGAAGAAAAAGAGGCTATCTACAATGATGATGCTGTTTTCTACCTCACCGGAAACGGAGGAAGAATGTCTCTGATCAGAAAATTCCTTAAAGCCAGAGGAGTTTCTCCCAAATGTATAAAATCACAAGCCTACTGGATTGAGGGGAAAAAGGGATTGTAA